In the Natrinema sp. CBA1119 genome, TCGTCGACGGTCTCGTTCGCTGCCTCGAGATCACCGTTCTCCTCGAGCGCCGCGTTGACGGCCTCGATATCGTCGGTGATCGTGTCGTCGGTGACCGCCACGGTCACCGCGATGAGGCCGTCGAGGGCGTCCGCGTACGAGCGAAGCGTCTCGACGTCGCTCATCCGGTCGTCGCCCAGTTCCGATTCCGCGGTCTCGAGGTGCTCGCGAGCCGCCGAGAGGTGGTCGCGGGGCACCGTCGGCTCGAACTCGACCGCTTCGGGATCCTCGAGGTCGTCAAGTTTGTTCAGCGACTGGGCGGCCTCGTTCAGGCTCCCCGCCGCGCGGGCGATCGCGCGTTCACCGGTTCGATCGCTGACCGCGACGTTGTCCGTGTCCGACGAGCCCGTGAGCTCACCGAGACAGCCGGCCATCGCTGCCAGGGTTCCTGTGCTCACACCGGCCGCACTGGTTCGGGCGAGATACTGCCGACGATTCATTCTACTCGAGGATTCGTCTAGAAGGGCATTAACGTAGTGGCAGTGTGAGAGTCTTCTAAACCGATAGGACTGGGAAGTTTCGTGTGGCGCGTATCGGCGAAACGCGGGCGTAGTCTATCCGAACGGCCCCATACCGCCCATGCCGCCGCCACCGCCACCGCCGCCCTGTTGCATCTGTTTCATCATGCGCTGCATCTCTTGTTCGGAGCCCATGCCTTGGAACTGCTTGATGGTGCGTTCCATCATCTTGTACTGCTGGAGCAGTTCCCGGACCTGCTCCTCACTGGTCCCCGAACCGCGGGCGATGCGCTTGATCTGACTCGCGCCGATGGCCTTGGGATACTCCTTCTCCGCGTCGGTCATCGAGTCCATGATCACGGAGAACGCCCGCATCCGGTCCTGGGTGACGTCCATCGCGTCGTCGGGCAGTTGGTCCTTGATCCCGCCGCCGAGGCCGGGGATCATGTCCATCACCTGATCGAGCGGCCCCATGTTGTTCATCGCCTCCATCTGCTTTTGCATGTCGTTCAGTGTGAACTGCCCCTGCAGCATGTCCTCGGGGTCCCAGTCGTCCTCCTCAATATCGGTCTGCTCCATCGCGCGCTCGACGCGCTCGGCGAGCTGGCTGAGGTCCCCCATCCCGAGCAGCCGCGAGATGAAGCCGTCGGGCTCGAAGCGCTCGACGTCCTGGACCTCTTCGCCGGTCCCGAGGAAGGCGATCGAGGAGTCGGTCTGGTCCACCGCGGTGAGAGCACCGCCACCCTTCGCGGTCCCGTCTAACTTCGTGATGACGACGCCGTCGATCCCGATCGACTCGTCGAACTGCTGGGCCTGCTCTTTCGCCCCTTGCCCGATCGCGGCGTCGAGGACCAGCAGGGACGTGTCGGGCTCGACGACGCCCTCGATCTGCTCGATCTCGGCGATCAGGTCGTCCTCGAGCGCGTGGCGACCCGCCGTGTCCACGATGTGGACGTCGGCCTCGCTCGTCGCCTCGAGGCCCTCGCGGGCGATTTCGACGGGATCCTCGCCGTCGGGA is a window encoding:
- a CDS encoding signal recognition particle protein Srp54, coding for MVLDDLGSSLRGTLDKLRGKSRLSEEDIEEIVKEIQRSLLSADVDVSLVMELSDNIKERALEEEPPAGTPARDFVLRIVYEELVDLIGDSTELPLEEQTILLAGLQGSGKTTSAAKMAWWFSTKGLRPAVIQTDTFRPGAYDQAEEMAERAEVDFYGDPDGEDPVEIAREGLEATSEADVHIVDTAGRHALEDDLIAEIEQIEGVVEPDTSLLVLDAAIGQGAKEQAQQFDESIGIDGVVITKLDGTAKGGGALTAVDQTDSSIAFLGTGEEVQDVERFEPDGFISRLLGMGDLSQLAERVERAMEQTDIEEDDWDPEDMLQGQFTLNDMQKQMEAMNNMGPLDQVMDMIPGLGGGIKDQLPDDAMDVTQDRMRAFSVIMDSMTDAEKEYPKAIGASQIKRIARGSGTSEEQVRELLQQYKMMERTIKQFQGMGSEQEMQRMMKQMQQGGGGGGGGMGGMGPFG